In Lycium ferocissimum isolate CSIRO_LF1 chromosome 3, AGI_CSIRO_Lferr_CH_V1, whole genome shotgun sequence, the genomic window catccaatcaaagtgttaacaacataataattcattaccattcaatttctttcaattcatacACAATATTTgacaactaataaattcataattaatatttaacaaaataataattcattaacaattcataaataattaacaaattatcaactcataaacatataacaaattaacacttcataaacatttaataaattaacaatgcataaatatttaacaaatattgaattaaaccaaaaaaaaaataaatttcgaatGGCTTTGCCCCGCTGCCaccaaaaaagaacaaaaaaaaattgttttttttttttttttaaaacatagcaaggattaaatgttaagcatgcttagaatataatgtatataacaaaataataacaaaagttcatagtaaaaaaccttaatcgaagatttttgtAGAGTTATTTAATCAAGTTCTACGCGCTTTTCtccaaaatttgaacttagaatcttgctcctcgacttgaatataccgagaatctaaactttccggacgaaatttaatagaaagTGACGTTTTTGGAAGTGGGACCACCTCTTTTTTTCTCGTCAATGGccgtttcttttttttttttcaacccaCTGGAGGGGACCAGTGGTGGAACCCGATCGTTTATGTTGATGACTATAACGCGGATTTTCTTGCGTTATGTAAATGTATGATATTTTGCTTGCGTTATATCGTAACGCAAGAAAAATGCGCTATAGTGCGCGAGAAAAGTCCCTTTAGCGCGATATTTTATTTGTAAACATAACGGAACGGGCAGATTCGGTTAAGTGATTTAGCGCATAAAAAATCTTGCGCTAAAGGTATattggtaacatttttttttgttggggtattttggttaaattttttttttttgcatcattTTTGTTCCGGACCCTAGCCTAGTAGGTACTTGGGTCAAATTGTCGAGTTGCACATCAAATGACTCAAACAATCGTtacaaaaaaagatattatgtTGTAATTATAAATAACAAAGCTTTAGAAGAAAAAATGAGTTAATATTCTTTATTCACTATTAAATGACTGCATATGAGGTTTATAATTTTATGTTGAGATGCCATTTCCTTTTACTCATAGGTTATATCAGTGTGGTTatcatgatatttttttctggTCGATAAATGAGTTCCAATGGTTAAGATAATAAAAAAACAGACTGAATGCGAGCAAAAGCAAaatataggatttttttttccagtttaaCCATTTGATACTTATGTGAAAGCAAATGTGGGATTCTTTTTCTTCAGTTTAACCATTTGATAAAGTTCATTAGTTCGACCAATTTAAATTCGGATAGACTATACGCACTAAGGGAGGTTAAAATGTCTCATACAGAGAGATATTCCATTAAGAAGACTCAAAATCGAAACCTTTGATTATGAGTGGAAATATTAAAACAGCCCCACCTAAGTGCTGTGATAAATATAGAAAATTGAGTAGCTTTCACAGACAAAAGGGACTAATTATCCCAAAAGACTAAAATTAAAGGATTAAACTGCAtgaaaattaaaacttaaacCTGTTTTCCATAAAACAGAAACACCCTGAGACATAATCCGCGCGAAATGTTCGGTTCCTCCAAGTTTTAACGGTaatgagagaaaaaagaagagaaaacaatCATTCAGCATGTAGAGCTGGGAAAAAGCTGGTTTTGATCAATCaagaaggagagagagaaagagagaggagagagaaaattagaaaaaaacttttttcttgttcttcttcttcctcctctccaattatatcttttttctttttttggcaccAGCTAGCACCCCTTCAATATAGaatcttaaattttctttttgatcTTCAATAAGTTATGGGTATTATTGTTTTAAATctataataacaaaaaaaaaagtatatagtAGCAAACATATAATTTCAAGCTTCTGACTTTTAGATTTATTGTGATGGGAGGTGGGATCACAAATCAAGATTTggctctttcttccaaatctaTGGACCCTtctaaattgaagaaaaggctTTATCAAGTTTGGAAGGGTCGCAATGTAAGCCCCTTTGTTTATTCTTTTCACTGAATTTTGTTTTCTGCTTTAGATTTCCTTATGGAGATTAGtgggattttggaaatttgaagagaTTCATATCATTTAATGGTGTGTGAAAGAAATGTGTCTAAAAATTGTagttaagttcttttaacaaatTTATGGTAATTAGAATGAGCCTTGTGCAAAAAATCTTACATGTGATAACATATAATATGCACCTGGTTTGTTTGATAAGAGAAAAATGGATAGAGAGATTGCCAAAGGTCTATTGCTAATGTGTTTAAGCTCTGTCAGGCGCGTTAACAAAGAAGGAAAGCTCAAATTAAATGAATATGTGTCACTAATTTGAGGTTCAATCACCTTATTCCATGCTCAGTTTTCAATTAGTCTAGTAGTAATTGGCTTTCACCATGATTTTTGGTTATTATCATTAGGGTGCAAGAGCAGCTGCAACATGTATTAGGGGCTTTTACAAGTTCATATTGGCTTCCATTTATCATAAGCTAATGCAATCAGCCAATTACCTAATTTTTTGTTATGCAGAATAGCTCAATCATAAAAGCTTTGTCTATTGTTTCAGAAATTTCTCTGTGGAGGAAGATTGATCTTTGGTCCCGACGCAGCATCACTGTACTTATCTACATTTCTCATAGGGGCTCCTGCATTGACGTTTTGCATAAAAATGCTTTTGATGATACCAAAAGTCAGTCCAATATATGGACATGTTGTATTAATTGTGGGGCTCGTCATCACAGTTTTGGTATGTAATTCAGCACTTGTAGGTAAAATTGCATAAACTTAGTAGGCGTTAGGCcatagatttcaaatatttttcactttatttggaatttatgaagttggagttgaagatggagttgtgtttggttatactttttgcaaaCGAGAGAAAAGAgcattttatttggaatttatgaagaTGGAGTTGGAAACAGGTCTGGAGCACTTTTCCTAATTTGGAATCCAACTCCAAGTTGGACCGAACACTGGCTtttgaaataaagtaaaaaattattccggaaaaaagtgaataattcaaATGGCCAAACGGCTCATTAATAGTACTAAGAATGTTGTAACCGATTTGCAGGCGTTGAGTTTTCTGTTCATGACATCTTCAAGCAATCCAGGAATTGTTCCTAGGAATTCGCGGCCGCCTGACCTGGATGAAATATTGACTACAAATACAGCATCTATGGAGTGGGTAAACAATGCAGCCCCTGATTTGAAGTTACCAAGAACAAAGGACATTTTTATCAATGGTCATTCAGTAAAAGTCAAGTTTTGCGACACATGTTTGCTATATCGTCCACCACGTGCTTCTCATTGCTCAATTTGTAACAACTGTGTTCAGAGATTTGATCACCACTGTCCATGGGTTGGTCAGTGTATTGGAGTTGTGAGTCATCTGTTCAATTCTCAGTACTCGATATTATCTGTAAAGTCCGAAAGTTGCTTTCTTTTAGTTCATTAAAAGTTGATTTGCACTTATTTTTTCCTTGTGTTGCAGCGTAATTATCGGTGCTTTATCCtttttatatcatcaacaacaacattgtGCATATACGTGTTCACATTTTCACTGCTGAACCTTCTTGGACAACCAGGAAGTTTTTTGCATGCCATGTCAACGGATATTGTATCTGTGGTTTTGATATGCTATTGCTTCATAGCTGTCTGGTTTGTCGGAGGGCTAAGCGTCTTCCATTTCTACCTAATGTCAACCAATCAGGTTACTTTCTCGCTCATCTCTCGTAGTTTCTGTATCTACAACATAATTGGTCAATAACATCTTATATTCATGTGTCCCAGATCACAGTGTATGTTAAAAACATGGATCTCGAGTCTCAATCAACCTCAAAAGCTAACAAAATCATACTCTGATAGTTTCTTAATGAATTCAACTATTGAAAACACAGAAGAAACAGCAGAGGAAACTATTGAACAATAGATTTGTTTGTGTCTTATTTGTATTGCACATGTTATTGCAGACGACCTATGAAAACTTCCGATATCGTTATGAAAAGAAAGAGAACCCATACAGCCGTGGCATCTTGAAGAATCTCAAGGAAATCTTATGCTCTAAGGTCCCGCCTTCATTGGTCAACTTTCGCGAGTGGGTGATTGAAGAAGACGATCCAAGTGTGAGATCTGCCGTCTCCATGAGTCATAAATTTGGTTCAATCAACTCTAAAGGGAAGTTTGATTTAGAGATGGGAGGCATACTTGGAAAAGATGGTGCTGCTTTCCAAGTTGATTATGGTGGCATTGATGAATctttgaagaaggagagaagCAATAATGCAAATTTTGATCCTCTTTTCTTTCCTGATGATCAAGATGCAGAGTCAACACATTCAAATGAACAAAGATCGGTTGAAGATGGCAGAGCTGATGAGGAAGGCAGCAACTGCGGATCTTCATAGCAGTTCTTCATAGATAAAAGGTAGTAGTTTTTCTTGTATACAAATGCTAAATATATAGTCAGATCTCTCTATAACAATcatcctctataacaacatttcactgtAATGGCTAAGTTTTCTTTGGAACTgacttttcatgttatgttatattatatgttctctacAACATTCTGCTATAGCAACCAAAAAAAATCTAGACAAACGACGCCGttatagagagatttgactATAGAATTTATCAACGGGTCAAAGAAGTTATTATAGGCAGCATCCTTGAGCTTTTTCCCCTATTAACTTATGAATCATTTATCCCTGCCAGTACATATTATATGGAGAGACAAATGAATGAAAAAACAAATCTTACAGTGGCGCTTTTTACTTGAGATCATTTCTCTTCATTGATGAAGACACCAGACAGAGACAGACCTTTCTATAACAGCCgcctctataacaacatttcattataacGGGCAAGATTTATTtggaaccgatttttcatgttatgttatattatatttctCTACAACAATATTTTGCTATAATAACAAAAAATGATCTGGACTAATGGCGTCGCtgtagagaggtttgactgtacttTGCATTTTTAGACAAGTGAATTCAATCTTTTCACAGGTCGAGCGAATGAATGATCCTTATCGACATACATTATGATGGATGGCATCATCAGATGGACCTATTTGAATGCAGATGTTGATTTTGCTAAGGCTGAAAAGATTAGTTGCTTCTTTTATGTcttcaaatatggaaattacAGCAAGAAATTGGAACTCTTTTGGAAAGTCTTTGGtacataaaaatgaaatatagaGTGGGAAATGGAGCTAAATGAGGAAACTCTCCTGTACagtattaatataatttatcttcttttcaacTTGTCTCGTTGTTTACATCTTCTTCAGTTTTGTTTTAGTTTAGATTTAACAATTTCCCCTCCCTAAATTAATCTATCGATCTATCTATATACAGTTTGTTTGTCCCCTTAATGGGAGGCTCTAAATTTGGACTTCTGTCCACGTGTAAACTTGTATGTTCCTCCTACTCGTTTGATAAATGCAATTTGCATGCCTACTAAGTACTCAGTACGTTTGTCAACAACTATGTGCTACTAAAACTATCCTCATTCCTTTGTGTTTTCTAAGTACAAACTCAAAACCAGAAAATCACAATGACAACTCGAAGTTACTAAATTACACCacaaaacaataataattaCTCAAACGCAAcaacatgcaatttggatttaaCAGAAGGGGGCAAACATTCAGATAAAATAGGGCAAAAGCTAAGTTGGTTCACTCAGAGAGATTAAGCCCTTTAGGTCACAACTCCAGTTTGAGTCGTGACATTTTGTTACTAAAGTTCTAGTAAAAAATAGCTAAATATCTCCAAAAATTCAATCATATGGTCAAGAAATCGCAAGTTAAATTACAATAGAGTTAGAATTTTTGCAACTATGACTATTAGAGGGGTCAACAGATTAATTTTTCTACAACAAATCTTTTTTCCCCATTTGTTTGTACATTGCATATCACCCCACCAACTTGATAAGCAGTGGGACACATGACcataaaatctaaaaaaaaaataacaagaactttactattaaaaaaacaaactacCAAAACAGGAATGTTTCTCCTTGTGATAGCTAATGCCTTCATTGGTATATTCTATTCCAAAGACTAATGAAAATTATGCTGTGCCTGCACGTTTTGTCTTAAACAACAACCACCAGAATGTACaatattttttctgaaaaaaataaataaatctatTTCATGatataaaaaaggggaaatgaaagaatttctgaaaataatatttaaatctTTCCTGCgcttaaataatatttttcgcCACTTCCAATGAGAGAAGAATATTTGTCACGACTTACTTTACAATGTAATTATTTATGTGCTGTGTTCATTCacgtttcaaaatatttttaacgctatcttgtctttatattttgtatgtGTATGCTGTTTCATATTAGTTGCTGCCACTTGCCATAACCTCaacaataagaaaaataattcgAATAATTGTGAAGAGGTTTTGGTGAATGGTGATTAGATTTGCATCTTGTGAAGATGAGAAATAAAtgttcaatattttatatttatgagtgGGTTTAGAAAGCAACGTGAGAATTAAATTCGAGCGTAGATATAAGTAAATACATgcattgatttatttatttggcCATGTAATTACTTGGtaaattttgaattgattgtaaCTGAAGGAGTACAACTTTCTCATTCTCaaggaaattataattttattttatttttaaatgaaaGTTTGTGTCTATGTACAGTTTCATCAGTTAATAAAGTTTCTTTAAACTCCTCTCGTAAGTGTCTTCACCTTGGAGACATTGACAAAACACCAAATGCCACCTAACAAAAGGCTATAACAATACCATGAGACTACTTAGGAAAAAGTCATAATTTAAAACCAATCTAATTAATTCCATAACCGAGTTTACAGTTGCTTGCAGCTTGGCAAAAtttccatttaaaaaaaaaatatttcaaatataattCTGACATTCAATTTAAGACTAAACAGAATAAAGAATACCATTTATCACAattgattttaaatatttttagtaatataCCAAGTAACTTAATGTCAAATTTACACTATCACAATTTACTATTCCCCTGTTGACCATGCACCCAAACGAATTAATTATTCTAACTAGTCGTATAATTACCTTTTAAGATAACTTAGTAATTAATATAACTTTTTCAGTTTCctgtgtatataagttaaactcaTTAAAAAAATTCCACTATTGTAACCCACTCACAaggttcattattttttttaatttttcacaagGTTCAATGTAGCAGTTAGAACTTAGAAGCAACCAGAATATGGAACCTCGGCCAACCAGAAAGCAATAGAAATTAAATTTAGTTAGACAAAATAAAATTCCAtagagagggaaaaaaaaaaaaaagcttaattgGAGAATTTTACACACATGGACAGCTACATTTCAATGTTcttggaaagagagagaaaggaagaaaattagAGATAGGGAACAAACAATCCTGTCTGGGTAAATCCGTCTCAAACAAAAAGCAGCTGTTTCTTGATCACCCCTTttacaaaccaaaaaaaaaaaaaaaaaaaaagactttctctttctctccctTTTGCTACATATTTTATCTCCAAACCCCATTTCTTGAAACCCATTTAAGTCTTTTAATTGGGAAATtgtcaaattttcttgaattgttgaaaaaaaaaacgatttttttttaatgttatctcttttctttacaTGGGGTTTTGGAAAGTGTTTAATAGGAGGGTAAGAGAAGGAGTTTGATTCTTATTTGGGATTGGAAGCAAGCAATCCagaaagttggaattttttgGATTGTTTTGTTTCATTTCCAAATTTTCTAATGGTTCGTGAGAAACATAAACCTCTGAGACTTTATCAGGTTTGGAAAGGAAGTAATGTAAGTGTCTCTTCTGGGATTCTGCTgctatttttgtttttacaCTGTCCCATGTGAAACAAATAAACAGGAATTTTAATATTGTCAGAACCATGTGAGTTCTTTCTGGAATTCAAGAGATTGTAAAGCTTAGTACTTTAGTCATGTTTTAATTTGAATATGTAGTTTTCTAGCTGAAATCAAGTGTTAGATAGGATGGACTAGCTAATTgcagaattttctttttcaaactatttgatgtttttttttgttttttgtttcttcCTTCTATTTGCTCTGTCAGTTgtaagaatgaatattttgtaaaagctGAGGTCTTGATATCTATGATATAGGTTTACATAAGTAACAATTTTCACTTAAAGCTGTGGACTTTATACATGTTTAAAATTGAACTTAAAGGTACTGCTTTCCTCTCCTTATGTTCTAAACTTATTCATAAGACAATCATCAGTTAAACCAAGATGatgaaattttaatatttttaaactGCTTATTTCATATGGTCAATGTTCTTAGTTTCAGAGTAATAACATCTTGCGATATTATAGAGTCTGTATTATTTCAGATTTTTCTGTACCATTGtcttttacctttattttttgtgtttctaAATGTTCCCAGAAATTCTTATGGGGAGGAAGATTGATCTTCGGTCCGGACGTGTCATCTTTGTTTCTATCAACACTTTTGATTGCTGGCCCAGCACTTGCTTTTTGTATAAAGGTCTCTTGTGTAATCAAACATCGTATCAAAGAGCACAAAGACGCTGGTCCTTGGTACCCTATACTTGTGATTGGAGCAGTTCTTACAATTATGGTATGGGTGATTCTGCTTTCTCCCTTTTTGGATAACCtactcttttcctttctttttattgGGTTAAATAGGATGCTGATGGCATAATATGAACTATATCAGGATGATCATAGGGTTTCATTACCATGAAAAAATGAATGTCTCTATATAAGATCTGCTTTGGCAATTGAAACTACCTTATTTAGTACTTCGTGCGctataatttgtttgtcttagtttggctcggcacggagtttaagattataaagaagacttttgaatcttgtggtcttaaaccaAAGATGTATGTAATGgaccaaaatgccctttaaaTCTTGTGGCCTTTAATATGCTGTGTCCTAATGTTGGCTGTAaagagttactaaatatagaaagtgactttctttttggaacagactaaaaaggtAAGTAacgaaaacaaattgaaacggagggagtagtaaacATTGTTTATGATGTGATCAGTGACTCTTTATCCCTAAAGGGAGGGGGAAGAGAGAGGACAGAATGACAGAACAAAGAAGGACAACACAATTTGCTCCTGTAGCAGTCAGTAATTTATaatgtttccttttcttttactgT contains:
- the LOC132049206 gene encoding probable protein S-acyltransferase 1 — protein: MGGGITNQDLALSSKSMDPSKLKKRLYQVWKGRNKFLCGGRLIFGPDAASLYLSTFLIGAPALTFCIKMLLMIPKVSPIYGHVVLIVGLVITVLALSFLFMTSSSNPGIVPRNSRPPDLDEILTTNTASMEWVNNAAPDLKLPRTKDIFINGHSVKVKFCDTCLLYRPPRASHCSICNNCVQRFDHHCPWVGQCIGVRNYRCFILFISSTTTLCIYVFTFSLLNLLGQPGSFLHAMSTDIVSVVLICYCFIAVWFVGGLSVFHFYLMSTNQTTYENFRYRYEKKENPYSRGILKNLKEILCSKVPPSLVNFREWVIEEDDPSVRSAVSMSHKFGSINSKGKFDLEMGGILGKDGAAFQVDYGGIDESLKKERSNNANFDPLFFPDDQDAESTHSNEQRSVEDGRADEEGSNCGSS